Within the Paracoccus everestensis genome, the region GGGCGCCGCCTTCGATCGCCATGTTGCAGATGGTCATGCGGCCTTCCATGGACAGGCTGCGGATCGCCTCGCCACAGTATTCGATCACATGGCCGGTGCCGCCCGCCGTGCCGGTATGGCCGATGATCGCCAGAACCACGTCCTTGGCGGTAACGCCGGGTGCCAGGCGGCCCGTCACCTCGACCTTCATGTTCCGGGATTTCTTCTGGATCAGCGTCTGGGTGGCCAGGACGTGTTCCACCTCGGACGTGCCGATGCCGTGGGCCAGGGCGCCGAACGCCCCATGCGTGGCGGTATGGCTGTCGCCGCAGACGACCGTCATGCCGGGCAGGGTCCAGCCCTGTTCGGGTCCGACGATATGGACGATCCCTTGGCGGATGTCGTTGACCGGATAATAGACCACGCCGAATTCGCGGGCGTTGCGGTCAAGCGCATCGACCTGGATGCGCGACTCCTCGTTGTCGATGCCTTGTTCGCGGTCCCAGGTGGTCGGCACGTTGTGATCGGGCACGGCGATGGTGCGTTCGGGCGCGCGGACGGCGCGGCCGGTCATGCGCAGTCCTTCAAAGGCCTGCGGGCTGGTCACTTCGTGGACCAGATGCCGGTCGATATACAAAAGACAGGTGCCGTCATCCTGACGGTCGACGACATGGGCATCCCAGATCTTGTCGTAAAGCGTCCGCGGGGCGGCGGATTGGGGATCAAAGGTCATGGCTGCTTGGCTTTCGGCTGTGATGTGATCATGGCGGACAGGTCGGCTGCGGCAGGACCGCAGCCCGTCACAGTCGCGCCGTCACGCCGCGCGTTTCGCCGAAGAACCGCGAAGGCAGGCGCGCGCGGTCATGGATGTCGAAATAGATGAACCCGGACATGGCCGATCTTTTATGCGTCTTTCGGCGTTGACGCAATATTGTCGCAGGCGAGGGGGGCCATGGAGCCGGTCGGTCCAGACATCGTGGATGCCGCCCAAGGATTATGGTCGCGCATTTCCCTGTTCCTCGAGATCATGATCCTGCCCGCCCGCTTGTACCAGCTGGCCGCCATTGCCGGGCTGATCCTGCTGTCCTGGCTCCTGGGCCGGATCGCGCTGCGGTTCTGGAACGCCTGGCTGCATGATCGCAGCGACTGGCCGAAATGGCGGCTGCGGCTGGGCGTGCTGATCGGGCGACGGATGGGCCTGATGATCTTTGCGCTGCTGGCCTGGACCGTGGTCATCGTCATGCGAGAGATCACCTGGCCCTCGCGCAGCGCGCTGATCGCGCTTGCGGCATCCATCGCCTTGTCCTGGCTGGCGATCTTCTTCGTGGCACGGCTGATCGCCAACCGCTTCCTGCGCCGCATCGTCAGTTGGGCGGGCTGGATCTGGGTCACGCTGTTCCTGCTGGGCCTGACCGAGCCTGCGGGCGATTTCCTGGACAGCCTTGCCATCACCATTGGCGACTTGCGCCTGTCGGCCCTGACGGTCCTGAAGGCCCTTGTGGTGACCGGCCTGCTGATCGGCGGCGCGCGCGCCTTGTCGCGGCTGATCACCGGCAGGCTGGCGCGGAACGAAGACATTTCGCCCACGATGCGGGTGCTGACGGCCAAGCTGTTGCAGGTGGTTCTGTTCAGCCTGGCCGTCGTGGTCGGGCTGAAGGCCGTGGGCTTCGACCTGACCGGCCTTGCGGTCTTTTCCGGCGCGGTGGGCGTTGGCCTGGGCTTCGGGCTGCAGAAGGTCGTCTCGAACCTGGTGTCTGGGGTGATCATCCTGCTGGACAAGTCCATCAAGCCCGGCGACGTGATCAGCCTGGGCGACACCTTCGGCTGGATCGAGGAGCTTGGCGCCCGCTATGTCAGCGTGGTGACGCGCGACGGCAAGGAATACCTGATCCCGAACGAGGATCTGGTGACAGGCCAGGTCGTGAACTGGTCCCATACCAACAGCTTCGTGCGCCTGGATCTGCGATTCGGTGCATCCTATGGCGACGACCCGCACAGGGTCAGCGCCACGGCCATTGCCGCCGTCAAGACCGTGCCGCGCGTGCTGTCCGACCGGCAGGCGGTCTGCTGGGTCACGGGATTTGGCGACAATGCCGTGGATTATGTCCTGCGTTTCTGGATCGACGATGCCGCAAAAGGCCTGACCAACGTGCGCGGGCAGGTTTACCTGGCCTTGTGGGACGCGTTCAAGGAACAGGGCATCACGCTGCCCTTTCCGCAGCGCGAGGTACGGCTTGTCAATCCGTCCTTGCGGGTCCAGATGGACGATCCGCCGCCCGACAATACGGAATCGGGCCGGGAACATTGAGATGGCCTGAAAAGTTGCTATCTTTGATCCATCCCCTGCGCCGGGGGCGATCGGCGCGCTGACCGGAGGATTGAACCCTGTCACAAGACGTCTCGCCGGCCACGGGGCCGGCTGCGACCCCCGCGCCGCAGGATCTGACCAGCGACCAGATCCTTGCCCGCATCCTGTCCTCGCTTGACGACGACAAGGCCGAGGACATCGTGACGATCGACCTGCGCGGACGGTCGGCCATGGCGGATCACATGGTGATCGCATCGGGCCGCAGCGCGCGCCAGGTGGGCGCCATCGCCGAAAAGCTGGCCGACCGGATGAAGCAGGCGACCGGCCGCACCCCCCGGATCGAAGGCAAGGATACCGGCGACTGGGTGCTGATCGACACCGATGATGTCATTGTCCATGTCTTCCGCCCCGAAGTTCGGGAATTCTATCAACTTGAAAAGTTGTGGATGCCTTCGGACGCGCTTGTCCGGGTGCGTGATCAGGCCCGCCCCGCGCATTAGGCCGGGCAGGACGCCATGCGGATCGACATCGCCGCGGTTGGCCGGCTGCGCAAAGGCCCCGAAGCGGCGATGGTTGCGGACTACCTCGACCGTTTCGCCAGGACCGGCCGCAGCCTTGGCCTGCCGCCCATCGCCATCCACGAGGTGGAAGACAAGCGCGGCGGCGGGATGGTGACCGAGGCCGAGTTGCTGGCGCGCGTCATCCCGCAGGGCGCTGCCCTGGTGATGATGGATGAAAGGGGCGAGCAGGCGACATCGCCGGAATTTGCACGTCGTCTGGCGGACTGGCGCGACCAAGCCAAAGATCTCTGCTTCGTGATCGGCGGCGCGGATGGGCTGGATCCCCTGCTGCGCGCGCGCGCCGATTGGCAGATCAGCCTGGGCCGCATGGTCTGGCCGCATATGCTGGTGCGGGTGATGCTGGCCGAACAGTTGTACCGTGCCGCGACGATCCTGGCCGGATCGCCTTATCATCGCGAATGAAGGTGGCGACAGGTTGGGGGGCTGCCGCCCCCTCTTGGCCTGCGGCCAATTCACCCGGGCGGATATTTGGGCCAAGATGAATCCGCTTTGCTTCACTTTGGCGTAAATATCCCGGGGGTCCGGGGTCTGGCCCCCGGCCTTTCGGTTGCCGCAACCGCCGCGCCCGCGTAACAAGGCGCAAATCATCCGAGGGGCGATATGACGAAACCTGTGGTCCTGTGCATTCTTGACGGGTGGGGCATATCCGACCGGCCCGAACAAAGCGCGCCGGACCAGGCGGAGACGCCGAATTTCGACCGGCTGATGCGCACCTGCCCCCATGCGACACTGACGACCTTTGGTCCCGACGTGGGCCTGCCGCGCGGACAGATGGGCAATTCCGAGGTGGGCCACACCAATATCGGCGCGGGCCGGGTTGTTGCCATGGATCTGGGCCAGATCGACCTGGCGATCGAGAATGGCAGCTTTGTGGGCAACGACAGCCTGATCCGCTTTGTCGAACGGCTGCGCGCGACGGGCGGGACCGCGCATCTGATGGGCATCGTGTCCGACGGCGGCGTGCATGGCCATGTTGTTCATGTCCAGGCCGCCATTCGCGCAATTGCGGCGGCGGGCGTGCCCGTTGTGCTGCACGCCATCACGGATGGGCGTGACGTGCCGCCGCAATCGGCCATGGGTTTCATCACCGAATTGCAGGGCAGCCTGCCCGAAGGCGCTCGGATCGGCACCGTGATCGGGCGATATTACGCGATGGATCGCGACAATCGCTGGGAACGGATCGAGCGCGCCTATCGGGCAATCATCGCCGGGCAGGGAGAACCCGCGCTGTCCGCCGATCTGGCCGTCACTGTGGCTTACGGGCGCGGGGAAACCGATGAATTCATCCCTCCCTTCGTCATCGACGGGTACAACGGTGCGATGGATGGGGACGGGTTCTTCTGCCTCAACTTCCGGGCCGACCGGGCGCGGGAAATTCTGACGGCGCTTGCGGATCCGACGTTCACCGAATTCGACAACAATGACCGCCCCGCATGGGCCGCGCTGCTTGGCATGGTCGACTACAGCACCCGGCATGACGAGTACATGACCGCCGCCTATCCCAAGCGCCAGGTGGTCAACACGCTGGGCGCCTGGGTCGCAAGCCATGGCCTGCGCCAGTTCCGCCTGGCGGAAACCGAGAAATACCCCCATGTCACTTTTTTCCTGAACGGCGGCAAGGAATCGCCCGAACCGGGCGAGGATCGATTCATGCCCGCCAGCCCCAAGGTCGCGACCTATGACCTGGCCCCCGAAATGGCCGCGGAGGAGGTTGCCGATAAACTGGTCGAGGTGATCGGCGCGGGCTATGACCTGGTCGTGGTGAACTTCGCCAATCCCGACATGGTGGGCCATACCGGCAACCTGCCCGCCGCCATCCTGGCCTGCGAGGCCGTGGATCGCGGCCTGGGCCGGATGCTGGCGGCCTTGGACCGCGCAGGCGGCGCGGCGGTGATCTGTGCCGATCACGGCAATTGCGAAACCACCATCGACCCCGTGACAGGGGGGGCGCATACAGCCCATACCACCAACCCGGTGCCGGTGATCGTCTATGGCGGTCCCCCTGGCGCGCATCTGCGCAACGGCAGGCTGGCCGATCTGGCCCCCACGGTGTTGCAGCTGATGGGCCTGGACAAGCCCGCCGAGATGACCGGCACCAGCCTGATCGTGACCGCATGAAGATATTTCTGCCCTTGGCGCTTGCCGCCCTGATCGCCGCCGCGCCTCTGTCGGCGCAGGACGTGCAACCATCGGTCACCGCCGCCGTGGCCGAGGCGCAGGACGCCGCCGCCCAGCTGCGCGCCGCCGTGGCCAAGCTGGCCGACGCGGTGTCCGCCGATGACCAGGTCGTCGCCTTGACCGAGGTGATCCGGGGTTACGAACAGGGCCTGTCCGCCCTGCGCGACGGGTTGCGCCAGGCCAGTGCCCGCGAAGCCGAGCTGCGCGCCCGCTTCGAATCGCAGCGCGGCCGGCTGGCTTCGGTCCTGGGGGCCATGACGGCGCTGCAGCAGGCGCCGGAAACCACCATGCTGCTGCATCCGGCGGGCGCGCTTGCCACGGCGCGGTCGGGCATGGTCCTGGCCGATGTCACCCCAGGCCTGCGGGCCGAGGCGGAACGGCTGCAGGACGACCTGGAGGAAATCGCCACGGTGCGTGACTTGCAGGCGGGTGCCGCGCAGATGCTGGGTGCGGGGCTTGCCTCGGTCCAGGAAGCGCGCCGGTTGCTGGCAAGCGCCGTCACCGACAGGTCCAGCCTGCCCATCCGATACGCCGACGCGCCTGCGGAAATGCAAAAGCTGCGCGATGCGGCGCAGTCGCTGGACGAATTCGCCACGGGGGTCGCCAGTATCCAGATGGACGTCGGCCCCCCGCTACAGGATTTCGAGGGCGCGCGCGGCGCCCTGCCCCTGCCGGTGGTGGGCACCATCCTGCGTCTTTACGACCAGCCCGACGCGGCGGGCGTCGAACGGCCCGGCTGGGTGATCGCCACGCCCCCAGCGGCACTTGTCACCACGCCCTGGTCCGCCACCATCCGGTATCGCGGTCCGCTGCTGGATTACGGCAATGTGATGATCCTCGAGCCCGCGCGCGGTTATCTTCTGGTCTTCGCGGGGATGTCGCAGGTGTTCGGAGAAGTTGGCGACGTGCTGCAAGCGGGCGATCCGATCGGCCTGATGGGCGGGACCGAGGCGTCGGCGCAGGAATTCGGCGCGCAATTCGTTACCGATGCCGCCATCGGCGGCAATGGGGGACGGACCGAATCCCTGTATCTGGAAGTGCGCAAGGGACAGGAAACTCTGGACCCGGCGGAATGGTTCGTGCTGAATCCCGTCGTGGAGCCTGAACAGGATTGAAGGCAGGAAAGGCCGTCATGAAACATTATCTGATCGCAGGCGTGGGCGGTGTTCTGGCCGGTGCGCTTCTGACCACCCAGATCGCCGGGCCGCTGGTGGCGCAGGAAACCGGCAGCAATGCCTCGATCTATGAACAGCTTGAACTGTTCGGGAACGTCTTCGAACGCGTCCGCGCCGATTATGTCGAGGCGCCCGACGACAAGGAACTGATCGAGGCCGCGATCAACGGAATGCTGACCTCGCTCGATCCGCATTCCTCCTTTCTGTCGGCCAGCGATTACGAGGACATGCAGACCCAGACCCGCGGCAGCTTCGGCGGCCTGGGGATCGAGGTCAGTCAGGAAGAAGGCCTGGTCAAGGTCGTCTCCCCCATCGACGACACGCCCGCCGCGCAGGCGGGGGTCAAGACGGGCGATTTCATCACCCATGTGAACGGCGAATCGCTGATGGGGCTGACGCTGGATCAGGCGGTGGACATGATGCGCGGCCCCATCGGGTCCGAGATCACCGTCACGATCCTGCGAGAAGGCGAGACCGAGCCGTTCGATCTGACCATGACGCGCGACACGATCAAGCTGACCGTGGTGAAGACCCGGATCGAGGGGAAATCGGTCGTGCTGCGCGTGTCCACCTTCAACGACGAAACCTATGACACGCTGAAGTCCGAACTGGACAAGGCCGTGGCCGAGGCGGGCGGCATCGACAAGGTGACGGGCTTCGTGCTGGATTTGCGCAACAATCCCGGCGGGCTGCTGAACCAGGCGATCAGCGTGTCCGATGCCTTCCTGGACGCGGGCGAGATCGTGTCCACCCGTGGCCGCAACCCCGAGGAAAGCGAACGCTGGAACGCCGAGGACGGCGATCTGGCCCAGGGCAAGCCGATGGTCGTGCTGACGAATGGCGGTTCGGCCAGCGCGTCGGAAATCGTCGCGGGCGCCTTGCAGGATCACCGCCGCGCCATCGTGGTGGGTGAAAAGACCTTCGGCAAGGGATCAGTCCAGACTGTCATGCCGGTGACGGCCGAAAGCGCCATCCGTCTGACCACCGCGCGCTACTACACGCCGTCGGGCCGGTCGATCCAGTCGCTGGGCATCCAGCCCGACATCTTGGTGGCCCAGCCCACGCCCCCCGCCACGCCAGAGGACGAGGAGGAAGGCCCCCGCACGCAATCGAACTTCGGCCGGTCCGAAGCTGACCTGCGCGGCGCGCTGAACAACGATTCGGTCAGCGACGACGAAAAGAAACAGATTGAGGACGAGGCCGCCGAGGTCGAGGCCACCGCGAAGCTGCGCGAGGAGGATTACCAGCTGGCCTATGCCGTGGATATCCTCAAGGGTCTGGCTGCGGTCGATTTCCAGGCGGGCCAGGTGCCTGCCGCCGCCACCCCCGCCGTGACGGGCGAAGGGTCGGGGACCGAGGGGACCGGGGCCGCCAAGACGAATGGCTGATGCGGAACGGACGGGGCCGGGCGGGCTGCCTTACCGGCCCTGCGCGGGCGTGGTGCTGATCAACGCTGAAGGCTTGATCTTCGCAGGCCAGCGGATCGACACCCAGGGTGCCTGGCAGATGCCTCAGGGCGGCATAGACGAGGGCGAGGATCCCCGTCAGGCCGCCCTGCGCGAACTGGTCGAGGAAACCGGCGTTTCCCCGGACAAGGTGCAGGTCCTGGCCGAAACCCCCGGCTGGGTCTATTACGACCTGCCGCCCGAATTGCTGGGCAAGGTCTGGAAGGGCCGCTATGGCGGTCAGCGCCAGAAATGGGTGCTGATGCGGTTCCTGGGCCAGGACGCAGACATCCGCATCGACACGGATCACCCCGAATTCCGGGAATGGCGGTGGATGCCTGCGGCGGCGCTGCTGGAAAACATCGTGCCCTTCAAGCGCGGAGTCTATGAGGAGGTGCTTGGGGCGTTTCCGGAATGGCTGCGGTAGGCCTTGTGCAAGGCAAAAGCTGCCAAGCGGACTTTCCCATTCCGCTGGATCATTGCCACGATCTTTCCGAGCGGCCCCAGTGTCCAGACAGCTGCGCCTTGCCAATTGCTTCCACAGCGAAGAACCAGCGGGATTGGCGGTGACCTTGGTCTGGGACAGCCGTTTTCAGTTCCCTGGAACCTGCAGAGTGAAGCTGCCGTCAAAGAGAAGCGCATCCGTCCATGACGTGTTGATCCCGGTGAGTTCCCCGGTTCCCGTCGCGCCTTCGAAAGCGCCTGCACCGGACAGCAACGTATATTCGACCTGCGATCCCTCGGGGGACCAACTGCCGGAGAATTGCAGGTTGAGCGCGTCGCCGTTCTCGAACGTATAGGTGCTGAGGCCCATCCAGTTGCCGTCTTCCTTGCCGCGGATGGTAGCAAGAGCGAACCGCTTGAAGGCCACGCGCCCGTCCTCGAAAAACGCGACGCCGACCGCCTCTCTGGCCACAAGAGACTGGTCCGTGATGCTTGGAAGATCCATGGTCGCGTCACTTGTGGTGGTGATGACAAGCTTGAACCGGAGTGTCAGTTCTTCCGCCAATGCGGCGCCGGACGAAAGCAGGCCGACCGAGAGAACAGCAAGGGCCATTTTCGCGAGAGCCATTTCCATATCTCCTTTGAACAACAGCAGGGAAAGCCATGACGCCTCGACTCAAAGGCCTTCCGAGGCGACATGAAGATTATACGCTCGTCAAAGACCCCCTCAAAATCGAAAATCCCTGATGGACTGTCGCCGAGACGTCAGGCTTCGGCGCGCCAAGGCAAAAGGGGCGCCCTTTCGGACGCCCCCCTTGCCTACCGCCGCAACTGGCCCAGCAGGATCGAGGTCGGATAGCCGTCCGGCGTGACCCCGATGGACCGCTGATAGGCCGCGACCGATTCCATCGTGGCCGATCCGAACAGCCCGTCGATCTCGCCCTGGTAGAACCCCTTGGCGCGAAGGCGCTGCTGGATTTCCTGCCGCTCGCTGGTGGACAGCGCGCGGTCGTTGCGCGGCCAGGACCCCTGGATGCCTGCCCGTCCCGCGATGCGTTCGCCCAGGAAGGCCACGCCAAGCGCATAGTTGTCCGAGTTGTTATAGCGCAGGATCGACCGGAAGTTGTCGAGGATCAGGAAGGCCGGGCCGTTTGCCCCCGCCGGCATGATGATCGACCCGTTGCCGCCCGGCAGCGCGCCGCCGCCCATGGGGCGCACGCCTTGCGCGGCCCAGTCCGACCGGCGCGTGCCCTTGCCGACCAGCCCCATGTTGAAGCCTTGGGGCAGTTGCACCTCGGCCCCCCAGGCCTGGCCCGGCACCCAGCCGTTGCGGCGCAGGTAGTTCGCGGTGGATGCCAGCGAGTCGGTCGGATCGTCCGACCAGATGTCGCGGCGGCCGTCGCCGGTGAAATCGACGGCATAATCCAGATAGGACGTGGGCATGAACTGCGTGTGGCCCATGGCCCCGGCCCAACTGCCCAGCATATGTTCGGGATCGGTGTCGCCTGCCTGCAGGATGCGCAGCGCGGCGATCAGCTGGTTCTGGAACATCTCGCCGCGCCGTCCGTCATAGGCCAGCGTCGCCAGCGACGGGATGATCTGCATCTTGCCGCGATTGGCGCCGAAGTTCGATTCCATCCCCCAGACCGCCAGCACGATTTCGCGCGGCACGCCGTAGCGGGCCTCGATCTGGGACAGGGTGCCAGACAGTTGCGCGGCCTTCTGGCGGCCGGTGGTGATGCGCACGTCCGACACGGCACTGTCCAGATACAGCCAGACGGGGCGCGAAAACTCGGCCTGCTTGCGGTCAAGGCGGATCACTTCGGGGTTGTAGCGCGCGATCCGCATGGCGCGGTCATAGGTCGCGGGCGACACGCCCGAGGCGACCGCGCGCGACCGGAACGACTGGACGAAGTTCTGCAACCCCGCCTCGTCGCCTGCCGATGCCGCGGGGATCGGCGCGGGCGTGACCGGGCTGGCGCCGGTCATGCCGCCGGGCGCCCGGTTCATCGGCCCCGCGCAGGATGCCAGGGCACCCACCAGGGCGGTGGTCAGGAAGATGCGGGAAAATGTCATGGGATCGCCTGTCCGTAACTGCTGCTATTATTGTTAGGGGCAGTCTAGCGAAGACACTTTCGGTTGAATAGGGTTGGCGCGCCCGTCAGTGCAGCGTCTCGCCCTCGTCCGATGCGCCTTCGCCTTTGAAGAAGGGCTGCATCTGCGCAATGATGACGGAATTTTCATCCAGGGCGCGCTGCATCAAGGCGCGCTCATCGTCGTCGATCTCGTGGCCCTCGGCCAGGCGCTCGTCCAGGCTGCCATAGCCCGTCACGTCCAGCGGCGAAAGGTCTGCCTGCTTCAGGATCGCCACGGTCTCGCGCACCGCCTCGGCCTCGTCATGGCCGGCGGCATAGCAGATCAGCGCGGCCCCGGTCGATCCGTCGGGCAGGCCGTCGTTCGCGGTCCGGCCCACCTCGACCAGCAGGGTATAGACGTTCATGGCGGCCTCCGGTGATGATTGCCCGTGCAACAACACGACTGGCGCCAAAGCGCAAGGCGCATGGCAAGGGGGATGGATGAGCAAGAGCCTGGCACGGGTCCGCGCGGCCTTGGACGCAGCAGGGGTGGATGCCGAGATCCTGGAGATGCCCGGGACCACCCGCACCGCCCAGGACGCCGCCCAGGCGGCAGGCTGCCACCTGGACCAGATCGCCAAGTCGATCATCTTCCGGGGCGAGGCGACGGGCCATGCCGTCCTGTTCCTGACCGCAGGCGGCAACCGCGTCGATCCTGCAAGGGCGGCGGCGGTCGCGGGTCAACCCCTGGGTAAGGCCGACGCCGCGCTGATCCGCGACGAGACCGGCTTTGCGATCGGCGGCGTGGCCCCGGTCGGGCATTTGAAGCCGGTGACGGCCTTCCTCGATCCCCGTTTGCTGGATTTCGATGTTGTTTGGGCGGCGGCAGGAACGCCGCGCCATGTCTTCGCCATCAGCCCGACGGTGCTGCTGGCGGTCACGGGCGCGACGCTGGCGGATTTCACCGGCTGACCAGCAGCCTGTCCAGCAGGGGGCTGTCTGGCTGTTCCAGTCGCTCGATCACGTCGAAATGGTGCAGGCCGGGATCGATCACGCAGTCCGTCGCGGCCCCCAGCCCCGCCCAGATATTGGCCAGCAGGCGCGATTGGCGGATGAACTCGGGCCGTTCCATCCCGCCGACCCAGGTGGTGACGGGAATGCCCGCGCGCGGCGCCAGCAGGGCCGGGCTTTCCGCCGCAGCCTCGGCAGGGTCCAGCCGCAGGGTGGCGTTCATGTCCGTGCGCATCAACGGGCGCAGGTCGGTCAGCGCAGAGATCGGGACGCAGGCCGTCACCCGTGCGGCAACCGCATCGGGCAACGTGGCGTCGTCGCAGATCATCCGCGCCGCAAGGTGCCCGCCCGCCGAATGGCCTGTCAGTGCAATAGGGCCGTCCACCAGCCCCGCAGCCTCGGCCACCGCTGCCGCGACTTCGCGCGCCATCTGCGCGATCCGCGCCTGCGGGGCCAGCGTATAGCCGGGCAGGGCGACCGCCCAGCCACGCGCCAGGGCGCCCGCCGCCAGATGCGACCACAGGCCGGGATCGAAGCGCATCCAATAGCCGCCATGCATAAAAACCATCAATCCCTGTGCTGTTCCTGCCGGGCGGAACAGATGCCCCCGGCCCAGCGGCTGCGGGGGATGGG harbors:
- a CDS encoding mechanosensitive ion channel family protein codes for the protein MEPVGPDIVDAAQGLWSRISLFLEIMILPARLYQLAAIAGLILLSWLLGRIALRFWNAWLHDRSDWPKWRLRLGVLIGRRMGLMIFALLAWTVVIVMREITWPSRSALIALAASIALSWLAIFFVARLIANRFLRRIVSWAGWIWVTLFLLGLTEPAGDFLDSLAITIGDLRLSALTVLKALVVTGLLIGGARALSRLITGRLARNEDISPTMRVLTAKLLQVVLFSLAVVVGLKAVGFDLTGLAVFSGAVGVGLGFGLQKVVSNLVSGVIILLDKSIKPGDVISLGDTFGWIEELGARYVSVVTRDGKEYLIPNEDLVTGQVVNWSHTNSFVRLDLRFGASYGDDPHRVSATAIAAVKTVPRVLSDRQAVCWVTGFGDNAVDYVLRFWIDDAAKGLTNVRGQVYLALWDAFKEQGITLPFPQREVRLVNPSLRVQMDDPPPDNTESGREH
- the rsfS gene encoding ribosome silencing factor, giving the protein MTSDQILARILSSLDDDKAEDIVTIDLRGRSAMADHMVIASGRSARQVGAIAEKLADRMKQATGRTPRIEGKDTGDWVLIDTDDVIVHVFRPEVREFYQLEKLWMPSDALVRVRDQARPAH
- the rlmH gene encoding 23S rRNA (pseudouridine(1915)-N(3))-methyltransferase RlmH, which codes for MRIDIAAVGRLRKGPEAAMVADYLDRFARTGRSLGLPPIAIHEVEDKRGGGMVTEAELLARVIPQGAALVMMDERGEQATSPEFARRLADWRDQAKDLCFVIGGADGLDPLLRARADWQISLGRMVWPHMLVRVMLAEQLYRAATILAGSPYHRE
- the gpmI gene encoding 2,3-bisphosphoglycerate-independent phosphoglycerate mutase yields the protein MTKPVVLCILDGWGISDRPEQSAPDQAETPNFDRLMRTCPHATLTTFGPDVGLPRGQMGNSEVGHTNIGAGRVVAMDLGQIDLAIENGSFVGNDSLIRFVERLRATGGTAHLMGIVSDGGVHGHVVHVQAAIRAIAAAGVPVVLHAITDGRDVPPQSAMGFITELQGSLPEGARIGTVIGRYYAMDRDNRWERIERAYRAIIAGQGEPALSADLAVTVAYGRGETDEFIPPFVIDGYNGAMDGDGFFCLNFRADRAREILTALADPTFTEFDNNDRPAWAALLGMVDYSTRHDEYMTAAYPKRQVVNTLGAWVASHGLRQFRLAETEKYPHVTFFLNGGKESPEPGEDRFMPASPKVATYDLAPEMAAEEVADKLVEVIGAGYDLVVVNFANPDMVGHTGNLPAAILACEAVDRGLGRMLAALDRAGGAAVICADHGNCETTIDPVTGGAHTAHTTNPVPVIVYGGPPGAHLRNGRLADLAPTVLQLMGLDKPAEMTGTSLIVTA
- a CDS encoding murein hydrolase activator EnvC family protein, with product MKIFLPLALAALIAAAPLSAQDVQPSVTAAVAEAQDAAAQLRAAVAKLADAVSADDQVVALTEVIRGYEQGLSALRDGLRQASAREAELRARFESQRGRLASVLGAMTALQQAPETTMLLHPAGALATARSGMVLADVTPGLRAEAERLQDDLEEIATVRDLQAGAAQMLGAGLASVQEARRLLASAVTDRSSLPIRYADAPAEMQKLRDAAQSLDEFATGVASIQMDVGPPLQDFEGARGALPLPVVGTILRLYDQPDAAGVERPGWVIATPPAALVTTPWSATIRYRGPLLDYGNVMILEPARGYLLVFAGMSQVFGEVGDVLQAGDPIGLMGGTEASAQEFGAQFVTDAAIGGNGGRTESLYLEVRKGQETLDPAEWFVLNPVVEPEQD
- a CDS encoding S41 family peptidase gives rise to the protein MKHYLIAGVGGVLAGALLTTQIAGPLVAQETGSNASIYEQLELFGNVFERVRADYVEAPDDKELIEAAINGMLTSLDPHSSFLSASDYEDMQTQTRGSFGGLGIEVSQEEGLVKVVSPIDDTPAAQAGVKTGDFITHVNGESLMGLTLDQAVDMMRGPIGSEITVTILREGETEPFDLTMTRDTIKLTVVKTRIEGKSVVLRVSTFNDETYDTLKSELDKAVAEAGGIDKVTGFVLDLRNNPGGLLNQAISVSDAFLDAGEIVSTRGRNPEESERWNAEDGDLAQGKPMVVLTNGGSASASEIVAGALQDHRRAIVVGEKTFGKGSVQTVMPVTAESAIRLTTARYYTPSGRSIQSLGIQPDILVAQPTPPATPEDEEEGPRTQSNFGRSEADLRGALNNDSVSDDEKKQIEDEAAEVEATAKLREEDYQLAYAVDILKGLAAVDFQAGQVPAAATPAVTGEGSGTEGTGAAKTNG
- a CDS encoding RNA pyrophosphohydrolase, whose amino-acid sequence is MADAERTGPGGLPYRPCAGVVLINAEGLIFAGQRIDTQGAWQMPQGGIDEGEDPRQAALRELVEETGVSPDKVQVLAETPGWVYYDLPPELLGKVWKGRYGGQRQKWVLMRFLGQDADIRIDTDHPEFREWRWMPAAALLENIVPFKRGVYEEVLGAFPEWLR
- a CDS encoding lytic murein transglycosylase yields the protein MTFSRIFLTTALVGALASCAGPMNRAPGGMTGASPVTPAPIPAASAGDEAGLQNFVQSFRSRAVASGVSPATYDRAMRIARYNPEVIRLDRKQAEFSRPVWLYLDSAVSDVRITTGRQKAAQLSGTLSQIEARYGVPREIVLAVWGMESNFGANRGKMQIIPSLATLAYDGRRGEMFQNQLIAALRILQAGDTDPEHMLGSWAGAMGHTQFMPTSYLDYAVDFTGDGRRDIWSDDPTDSLASTANYLRRNGWVPGQAWGAEVQLPQGFNMGLVGKGTRRSDWAAQGVRPMGGGALPGGNGSIIMPAGANGPAFLILDNFRSILRYNNSDNYALGVAFLGERIAGRAGIQGSWPRNDRALSTSERQEIQQRLRAKGFYQGEIDGLFGSATMESVAAYQRSIGVTPDGYPTSILLGQLRR
- a CDS encoding YbaK/EbsC family protein → MSKSLARVRAALDAAGVDAEILEMPGTTRTAQDAAQAAGCHLDQIAKSIIFRGEATGHAVLFLTAGGNRVDPARAAAVAGQPLGKADAALIRDETGFAIGGVAPVGHLKPVTAFLDPRLLDFDVVWAAAGTPRHVFAISPTVLLAVTGATLADFTG
- a CDS encoding alpha/beta hydrolase, giving the protein MIYHVTDWDDAYANGAHIPQADGFVPRWQNAAAAFRQAHPPQPLGRGHLFRPAGTAQGLMVFMHGGYWMRFDPGLWSHLAAGALARGWAVALPGYTLAPQARIAQMAREVAAAVAEAAGLVDGPIALTGHSAGGHLAARMICDDATLPDAVAARVTACVPISALTDLRPLMRTDMNATLRLDPAEAAAESPALLAPRAGIPVTTWVGGMERPEFIRQSRLLANIWAGLGAATDCVIDPGLHHFDVIERLEQPDSPLLDRLLVSR